Genomic segment of Steroidobacter denitrificans:
GTGCCAGTTGATCGATGTCGTAGCTGGTCTGGATTTCTCCGAATAGATCCCACTTCACCGAAGCCGGCTCGAAGGGGTTGAGAATCACATCCCCGCGCCGCGGATCATGAAAACGCCGGAGGTAGCCGCCATCCGGATCGGCGATCACCGCGCGGTCCCCGCGGGCAAGCGCCCCCTGCAATAGTTCGCGAATCGCCGTGCTTTTGCCGGTACCCGTGGTGCCGATCAGCTTGAAATGCTTGGTCTCATCCATCGGCGCCAGCGCAAACCCGGCCAGGGTGACCGGTGTATTTCGCTCTGCCCGGGCGCGAGAGTGCGCGGCGCGCTCCTCGATGATCGTGCCGCGATGATGCCGGTCTACCCCGGCCTCGCCGCCGCGTGCCCAGCGCAGGCCGCCGGCGTAGCCCACACCGGCGCTCAAACAGATGCCCACCGAGAGCGACCACAGGCTGCTGCCGGACAAGGGGGGCAGAAACGAACCGACAGCGGCCAATCCGGCTGCGGTCACGCCGGTCAAGGGCGCCGCCAGGAGCGGCGAGAGCAGCCAACGGCGCCAGGATGCCCGGGCACGCATCAACCCCACCAGCATGGGGCCCTGAACGCTGGCATAGGCCAGCGCCAGCGCCGGCCCGCCGCGCAGCTGTGCAGCCCACTCGGCCATGCCGGTCAATCCTGCACCGAACACCGCCGAGGTTTCAGGGATGAGCATCGACCTGTTCCTGTCGAGCGCCCCGGATGCGGCGACGGCGCTCGCAGCGGCGGCAAGAGCGTGTACCTGCCGCCGCCGCGGCATATTTGCGCCGGGGCTCATA
This window contains:
- a CDS encoding type IV secretion system DNA-binding domain-containing protein, with translation MLIPETSAVFGAGLTGMAEWAAQLRGGPALALAYASVQGPMLVGLMRARASWRRWLLSPLLAAPLTGVTAAGLAAVGSFLPPLSGSSLWSLSVGICLSAGVGYAGGLRWARGGEAGVDRHHRGTIIEERAAHSRARAERNTPVTLAGFALAPMDETKHFKLIGTTGTGKSTAIRELLQGALARGDRAVIADPDGGYLRRFHDPRRGDVILNPFEPASVKWDLFGEIQTSYDIDQLARSLIPDHGGPDRSWRAYARTFFCAVTRQAHAAGISDTAELYRLLVSADTAELKGLVAGTPAQPFLEEHNGRMFDSIRSVTSSAVDALEHVAAQDAQPFSVRQWVARGVARGVARGVTREVAGAAVDGSGVLFIPYRAGQIAALRSAVSA